One part of the Rutidosis leptorrhynchoides isolate AG116_Rl617_1_P2 chromosome 1, CSIRO_AGI_Rlap_v1, whole genome shotgun sequence genome encodes these proteins:
- the LOC139841492 gene encoding uncharacterized protein: MKIISLNVRGLGKLEKEKFNWVKSLIRFHNPDIFAIQESKRKRVTDFMIELLWGNKDFEYIFKPSVGQSGGLILIWDPSRFCVSGAVEKDFFLGIRGRWVGKTGVSVILNVYGPHNDHLKHNFWESLENIMQVDIDDWVICGDFNEVRRRSERQNCEFIESRAKMFNDFINKANLIEIPLGGRKFTRISDDGLKYSKLDRFLVSETCYASWEGISACTLDRDCSDHCPIVLKDSDNDFGPKPTRVFNNWFEDGKSIDLIKDAWNVTIRTPRVDCIFRDKLKNVKTVLKEKCNPKYNALNAEIDLLHKEISDWENIIGTRDLTDAEITSWLDSKKKWFQKDKEKADILKQKARIK, encoded by the coding sequence ATGAAGATAATTTCGTTAAATGTACGTGGGCTCGGGAAATTAGAAAAAGAAAAATTTAATTGGGTTAAAAGTTTAATTCGTTTTCATAATCCGGACATTTTTGCTATTCAAGAATCCAAAAGGAAACGTGTCACCGATTTTATGATTGAGTTGCTATGGGGTAATAAAGATTTTGAATACATCTTTAAACCTTCGGTGGGACAATCGGGTGGGTTAATTTTAATTTGGGATCCTTCTAGATTTTGTGTCTCTGGGGCAGTTGAAAAAGACTTCTTTTTGGGTATACGTGGGCGTTGGGTGGGCAAAACGGGAGTTTCTGTTATTCTAAACGTATATGGACCGCATAATGACCATTTGAAACATAATTTTTGGGAAAGTCTTGAAAATATTATGCAGGTGGATATTGATGATTGGGTTATTTGTGGTGATTTTAACGAAGTAAGGCGTAGATCAGAACGGCAAAATTGTGAATTCATTGAAAGTAGAGCTAAGATGTTCAACGATTTCATTAATAAGGCAAACCTCATTGAAATTCCATTAGGCGGGAGAAAGTTTACTAGAATCAGCGATGACGGTTTGAAATACAGTAAACTTGATAGGTTCTTGGTCTCAGAAACATGTTATGCATCTTGGGAAGGTATATCCGCTTGTACTCTAGATAGAGACTGCTCAGACCATTGCCCTATTGTTTTGAAAGATTCGGATAATGATTTTGGGCCGAAACCGACTAGAGTATTTAATAATTGGTTTGAGGACGGAAAAAGTATTGATTTGATAAAAGATGCGTGGAATGTCACCATTCGTACTCCTAGGGTTGATTGTATATTTCGTGACAAGCTAAAGAATGTCAAAACAGTGCTGAAAGAAAAGTGTAATCCCAAATACAACGCTCTAAATGCCGAAATTGACTTACTCCACAAAGAAATCTCCGATTGGGAAAATATCATTGGTACTCGTGATCTTACGGACGCTGAAATCACCTCTTGGCTAGACTCGAAAAAAAAGTGGTTCCAAAAAGATAAGGAGAAAGCCGATATTTTGAAACAAAAAGCTAGGATCAAATGA